The following proteins are encoded in a genomic region of Bradyrhizobium sp. SK17:
- a CDS encoding VirB3 family type IV secretion system protein — MAGIADQAGEVPGFTVAVHRALTEPILLGGAPRAIAIMNGTLAGAVGLGLRLWLVGIAIWAIGHVAAVWAAKRDPLFVDVVRRHLRIPAHLSV; from the coding sequence ATGGCGGGCATCGCGGATCAGGCCGGCGAGGTGCCGGGCTTCACGGTCGCGGTCCATCGGGCGCTGACCGAGCCGATTCTGCTCGGCGGCGCCCCGCGCGCCATCGCCATCATGAACGGGACGCTTGCGGGCGCAGTCGGCTTGGGCCTCCGCCTCTGGCTCGTCGGGATCGCAATCTGGGCGATCGGCCATGTCGCGGCCGTCTGGGCGGCGAAGCGCGATCCGCTCTTCGTCGACGTGGTGCGGCGCCATCTGCGCATTCCCGCGCACCTTTCGGTCTGA